The genomic interval GTGTTCATCAATGACATCTTAGTTTATTCGAAGAGTCctgcagagcatgaagctcatctgaggttggtacttcaggtacgcAGAAAGAAGATGTTATTTTCTAAATTCAAGAAACGCGAGTTCTAGCTAgaacaagttgcatttttaggacatgtagtgtccagggagGGGGTTTAGTGAACCCAAGCAAAGTAGAGGCAGTAGTTTATTGGGCAAGACTGAAGAACATGCATAAGATTAGAAGTTCCTTAGGTCTTGCAGAGTACTATTTCCAATTCGTTGAAGGTTTCTCTAGACTGTCAGGTCCTCTAATACAACTTATGAGGAAGAACAGTAAGTTTTAGTGGACTGGggaatgcgagcagagcttttaggaattgaagcaacggTTAGTCACAGccctagtattgaccattccattaggggatGGTGGTTAcatgatctacagtgatgcatcctagaagggacttgggtgtgttttgatgcaacaaggAAAAATTATTGCGTATGCTTCTTGCCAACTTAtggagtacgaaaagaactatcttacgcatgacttggagctggcagAAGTGGTGTTTGTACTAAAAGATCTTGTGGCACAACCTATATGGTGAAAAGtacgagatctttactgatcatgagagtctcaaatacttcttcacctagaaggagttgaatacaAGGCAACGCAGGTGGATTGAATTGATAAAGGACTATAAatataccattagttaccacccaggaaaagctaacaTGGTAGTTGATACTTTGAGTCGTAAGTTAGTGGGTGCGTCAATTTTAGCTATTGTTGTATAGCATCATATTAGAATGGACATGGAGAGGTTGGGGGTAGAATTAGTGGATGGGGATCCACTAGCGATCATGGCCATTTTGATCATTTAGCCAACTTTACAGGAGAAAATTAAAGTTGCTTAGATGAGAGACACAGAGTTGGTGGAAATTATGGAGAAAGTTGGAGTAAGCTGTAGATGAACTTCAATGTttttgaggatggagttctcaaatTTCAAGCCAGGTTGTGTGCTCCTAACAATGCGAATATTAtgaggatgattctggaggaagctcattgctctctctatactgttcatatAGGGAGTACAatgatgtatagagatctgtaagaatcgttctggtggagtaaaATGAATAGGGAGATTGCCAgatttgtagagcagtgcctaaCATGTATGTAGGTTAAATCAGAACACCGGAGGCCtgcaggaccacttcaaccacttaacatccctaagtggaagtgggagcatatcttgatGGATTTTGTATCAGGGTTGCCTTCGACACTGCATGGGCAGAAGGCCATTTGGGTTATTTTGGATCAGCTAACGAAGAttgcacacttcattccaattagagtcaGTTACTAGATAAATGGGCTGGTAGGCATAGCTTTATGTACAGAAGATAGCATGACTTCATGGCATCCCGGTTTCTATAGTTTCAGATTGGGATCCACGATTCACctctcatttctggaagagtttgaAGGATGCCTTAGGATCTTAACTCACCTTTAGTACTACATTTCACCTACAGATGGATGGGTAGTccaagaggaccattcagattctagaggatatgttgcaggtGTGCATActagatttcggtggtagttggattagGTATCggtcgttagttgagttcgcatataataacagttgtTAGGCCAGTAtcaagatggcaccatatgaggctttgtatgttTGTTggtgccgatctccgttgtactgggatatGGTAAGCGAGcagcagattttggggccagaattAGTTCAACAGACCTttgcaaaggtcgagcttattagGGTGAGGATAAAAGCAGCACAGAGTCAGCTGAAGAGTTGTGCAGATACTTGCCGACGGGAGCTAGAGTTCGAGATCGGAGATATGATATTATTGATGATTGAtccaatgaagggagtgatgaggttcggaaagaaaggcaagctgagcccttggtacattgggccatttgagatcctggaaaaaattggtccagttgcctatcaagTGGCGTTACCCCCAGCATTGTCTAGAGTTTATAACGTCTTCCACGTATCAGTACTGAGGAAGTATGTGTCAGATCCTTtgcatgtgataagttatgaatcCTTAGAGATCAAGGATGTTTTGGCTTACAAGGAGGTATCGGTTCAGATTCTGGATCAGAAAATACAGGAACTTTGTACTAAGGAAATATCATTAATGAAAGTGCTATGGTGGAATCATGCAGcaaaggaggcttcttgggagttaaagACAGAAATACGTTAGAAATACCCACAAATTTTCAAAGAAGATCAGTGTTAGAAAGAGCCATACGGTTACACAGGTAAGTGGTAGTTTTATTTGCAGGTAATGTAAGGTAAGTGTGTTAGTTTATCAGTTGTTTAAAGTTTTAGTATATGGCTTGTCTCTAGGAGAGTTGGGTATGGTATTGTAACCTCCCGAGACATTatgtgtaatcatggtattcctccgccataagtgagggtagttaataaatttAGGATGGGGCCGccatgtgggtggctaccgaatCTTCTATAAAGAGGGGTCACGATTCAAGATGTGTTCAGTAGCAGTTAGCaaattttaaggatgaaattcttctaaggaggggagattgtagtaactcaaacccaaaaaaaaaaaaaaatgtataaaagggagaaataaggaaatataaaggaaaataaaagaaaaggaaggagTTGGGTTTGGCAGGGCCAAAACAATCGACGGTTTCAAAGAGTAGAAGAAAAATCGTCGCCAATTTTGGGTCAACTGGGCGAGTCAACCATAAAACCGAAGACGGTTTTGTCAATACAAggaaaattgtcaacggttttccCCTTGGCTACCCACCTATAAATAGATGTGAGCTCATCTTTTCTTGGAAATTTCAAATTTCTCTTTTTTTGGGCTCTGCTAGGGTTTCGAGATTTCTTCATTAAAAGGCTCCTACAGGTTCTCATTTACTCTCTGATCACTCTCTCTCTTACTAGCTCGTAGGATCTTAAGTTTTTACTGGTTgaaaaaagctagggtttcagtTTTTTCATCCATTTCAGTTTGAACCGATGGAAATGTATTTTgggtatgtatatttatgttttaagttactTCAAAAATTAATCGTTCAAAATTGTCTTTtccaaacctaagatatatgataagatattttgagtaaaaatgaacgGTGGGAAGTTTGCTTTTATCTTCTAAACCGACTACAATATGATTTCTTATTTGCCTATGGGCTAGGTTTCGATTATTGAAAttttgtgtggcaggtgaatgatatGTAAGTACTATTTTATAATTGAATTTGGGAATGTTTTTGAAATACTAGAACCGCTGGTGAAAacacagggatttgatatgacggctgcGAGGGCCAAGATTTGATAGTATTTTATTACcgattttaaaaatgtttatgaaatactggaactgtttgtgaaaacaTAGGGAGTTGTATATGATGGTCGCAAGGGCTGGGATTGTGTTTAGCACCTCTAAGCCAAGTTTTATATAATGGCCACGAGGGTCAGGATTATGTTTAGCGGCTGTGAGCCGAGATGTATACGATGGCTGGGGGCCGAGTTTTgtaatatgacagattttatatgaaatgaggttcagatacttattttattacttaaattgcatgatatgctttaggaactctGAGGATCAGTTATGTTATAAGTGCAGTACTATTGCTAAAGATTCAGTATTTGGCATGTGTGCCCACACTGCTCTGGTTAGGAGAGTAGGTTGGTCTGAACTGATTAACCTCAGTAGAGGGTACACCTTCCTTGGAAGTACGGACTAGAAAGTGGTAAGGTAATCAAACCCGTAAGCAAGTAGCAGATGCCTGCGTAGTCAGAGTTAGATGCAGATGTATGTTTTGACTTAATCTAGGTTGATCCCCcagggctaagtccagcctttTGGCGCCACAAcccataccatgggggaagtaaatggtgtttagtcccagggaatgtcttttatgcatatctatagatttatgtaaatgatgttacttaTTTACTGAACTGTTTACACTATGGTAACGAGATGTGTATTTTCAACCatgtaaagtgagtacaatgtaaaattGTTATTTTCGGTGAAATGAAGGATGGATGTTTTCagtaaacactaaatgcatgctaacCACACACTAATGTTAACTTAATTttacttactgagaagtgtctcatcccaatataaaaattatcttttcaggaccatctcgaggttGAGTTTAGTGAACTCTAAGGCAGGTTGATAGccagttagtttttgtgagtgtcagtaAGAACTCTTCTGTATCtaagttgggtttgaagccctGAGTATGTATTATGGGTGTATGGATTGAATTAGTTTTGGTATTGTATTACGGTTTGTATTATGAGCATTAGGAGACTCTGATGTATATTAgtaatatagaactctagtaatggatTATGGAGACTATTTTGTTTATTTCTGTTGTATTTATACTattgattatggtatcaggtacacagaaatcactaaagtagcaccccgggtccacgtggcgggtcggggcattaTAGTTAGACTAATATCTGCTAACCATGCCTACGGTAAAACAaatgtcaggtctagtgcaaagcatagcatacatgaggcttCCTAGTGCTGATGCATAAGGAGCTGCCTTAATGTTCTCTACCTTAATCGATATTTTAGAACCCTGATCcttggatagagagattccatgtctgaaagggagtaaccctttcttggaatcctACATGCTaataagtagcttgtgataagtTCAACATCCTTTGTTTGTGATCTtgcaaaagcttgatcccaaggatgtgaccGACTTCTCCCTAGTCCTTTACATTGAATTGTCTAAATAACCATACCTTAACCGAAGATAATGCCCCCACATCATTTTcgatgagtaagatatcatccaaatataccaagaataccaccacgtTTCCATCATGCTTTCTGTATACATATGACTCATCAAGGCATTAATCAAAACTATAATATTTAATAGCTTGATCAAAAtggatgttccaagacctagatgtttgcttaagtccataaatggatTTCTTAAGCTTGTAtaacatgtgttgttggcctACTACTACAAAACCATCTGATTGCACCATATAGTTGCAATCATCAAGACTTCTATTAAGGAAAGTTGTCTTGATATCCATTTGCcaaatttcataatcaaaatgagttGCAATGGATAAGTAAATCTagatagactttagcatggctacTAGAGAGAAAGTTTCCTCACAGTCGATTCCCTCTTTTTAAGTAAACCCTTTcgcaacaagcctagccttgaaggttCCCACCCTCCTGTttgttcctctcttcttcttatagatccacttACATCAGATGGATTTTATCCCTTCGGGTGGCTTTACAAGATCCTagacttgattagagtacatggaCTCCATGTTTGATTTCATAGCCTTCTACTAGATATCTGTATCTTTTTCATGAAGTGTTTCACCGTAGTTTCAAGGTTTGGTATCCAGTTCATAAAGGATCTTGTCATAAGACTCTTCCAAGAACATATACTGATCAGGCTATTGTACAACCCTCCCATTATGACGACGCACGTTTTGCTGTGTTGCTCctgatccttgtgcaccatcattctgcCCTAGTTGTACAATCGACATTTTGATGGTAGCTGTATGCGATGGGTTAGACTTAGCTTGAGTTACAACATTTCTCCCACTACAACAAGGCAATCGAATGTCAATAAATATGTCTTATGGTGGTTCTTCTTGCATTATTGGCACAGTTGGTATATCTCCTCTTAACTCTTCTAAAACAATCCtatttttgggtttgtggttcattATATAGTCATCTTTTAAAAATcgagcattggtgctaacaatgaccttctgatccttaggacaataaaataaaccacaTTTCGTTCCTTtagggtagccaacaaataaacatacatctgtccttgattccaacttattTGTTTTCCCTTTTAGCACATGTGTTAGACTACCCCACATCCAAACATGCCGCATATTCAGTCCACAAATAtgtgggtgtagtaggtactGACTTAGATGGGACCAGATTCAGAATATAGGTTGTTGTTTCTAGTGCGTGCCCCCAAAACGAATTAGGCAAATCTAAATAACTCATGATAGATCTGACCATGTCCACAAgagtcctattccttctttgtacTACACCATTATGTTTTGGTATACTAGGTGCAAACAATTGGGATTCAATTCCCTTCTCTGATAAGTAATCCACAAATTCTCCTAAGTGGTACTTGCCACCACGATCAGATCGTAGTGTTGTGATATATTTACCCTAACGCTTTTCCGTTTCTGCCTTAAATACCTTAAATTTCTCAAAGTATCCAGAATTAAAGTGCATCAAATAAATGTACCCATACCttaagtaatcatcaatgaaagtaacaaaatattcaaagtcaCCTCTAGCCTAAATATTCATGGGGCCATACAAATGAGAGTGAACTAGCTCTAAAGCCTTTTTTGCTCTATAGCCCTTGGCCGAAAAGGGCTgcttggtcatcttaccttctaagtAGGATTGACAGATTggtagtgcctccacttctaatgaacctaatggtccaTTCTAAACTAGCCTTGAAATCCATCTCAAATTAATATGACCTAGGCGtaagtgccaaagataagtttggttcaattaaaaaggtttatttctcttatatggtagtttatcagtgttattcaattcatttagttgcactgttggagaaacatgattaataatataaagatcATCCACCAATGTATCAGAACATATAAAACATTTATTTAACTTATTAACaattgagttattaaaataaaCAGAATATCCTTGATCAACTAACTTAGAAATtgagatcaaattccttctaatggaatgtacataaagagagtctttcaatattaaaatccttTCTCTACCAAAAGAAATGTGAATATCTCCTACTACAACTATTGACACTCTCGTGCCATCTCCTAGAAATACGTAAATCTCCTTTCCACTTAGCTGGCGGGTTTGTTGGAAACCCTACAAAGAATTGTAGATATGATTAGTGGCTCTCGTATCTACACACCAGGTACTGGTAGATATCACTGCTAAACACGTTTCAACAactagtgaatgagatatacctATGTTGTTCTATTTGGCGAGATAAACTAGACATTGTGATTTATAGTGCCCTGGCTGCTTGCAATGAAAACCCTTattgtcatgccctgaacccgacaatgggacccagggtgtgatatagtaacctaacctgtccctatatcatacaataCATAAATGATACAAAAATCAATGAGGGTTTGACCCCACAGGGTTCctatacaccctatacacattcatatacacgacatatacgcagcgaaaaatgttctttctatacatatgttgtaccataccagagtctatacaaatagaGTCTAAGCTTCGTAATACCAAAGCATAAACCCGGGTGCCAGTaaaaacccaaaatgacaacccaattacagtcctagtacttacacaagcacttcacgcagtacaccaaccactatgctcccaacacaacgatgctagttccggttacttgaaggacctgaaaacatgtatgtACCATAgtggtgagatacctctcagtaaggaagaatccagttatatcggtgtgtggtatatgagtgttatcatgacctAAAACATACACACTTCAATAcagttccattattttcacaaaaacagttctagtatagttctcatcacacacacacacatgatcaagtaacccgatgttgtcacaccctttggcccaaaGTTGACCCTCATTACACAGTTTCcctggcacatggcgtagcctCAGGATCCTATGGCATTgtaccggtacaactggtggatccacacccttcatgATTAGCCAGTAAAAGGCAGTATTTCAGGCCCTTGGATATATAGCCAAACACTCTTGCCACTggtaggtggtatttcacacccacggatatagagccagacactctttcacaatttggaacaattcggaaccccgttcctatatctcattgcaGAAAATcaaaaatcatgcatgttcatataacaattcattccacactcatttggtaatctcaacattatgattttcaaaaatacaatttaaacaagtcaaggcatggccacctctataacacatatatatataacacaatatatccacggttttccaacgaaactagagatgcaagCCAATGTCCCCTTTTcttaaaactgtaacatgaaaatcctataattttacctgttagatttttccaaataagtagtcaaaacatatgcaggaccgtgaaccacagttctactaaatctgatttcgaaaataaacaaTACATACAGAATCCCCTTatctttccccaaaaatccaaatttgaactctacggctcctaaacagcgaaccaagttcccaaaacctataaatcacagtacaaaacatacttacaattccattctctaAAGAACTACCAAAAcataaatgaaaatcgagccttacctcgattttgggtcaaatccCGAAAAGGCTCAAAACGAAGATTCGCTCCACAagtctcgaagagaatccttccctaatcctcgtagtaactttgAATCGTCGATTCTAGAaatgaacggtgaagaaatctagagagagagagagagagagagagagagctcctaGAGAGAGAGGGCAAGAAAacttgataacttaacttctaagcaaggaaaaggatatttatagtacctttgactcggcaaacctcgtcgacgaggcggcatcttcgtcgatgagtcaaagAATGAAGTTCATCGACGTaacggtggcctcatcgacaagtctgAGAATTCTgagatttcccaaaacctcttggcttctcctcgttgatgagcctctacatttcatcgacgaacaacAAAAgagccttcgttgatgaactctggcttcatcgatgaaacctgttcaattttttgtttttccctttccttatttatttattccagatCTCATGGATCGGGTTCCTACACTTGCCCTTAGGCTTTTTCACTCCATCCTGTGGCGCATGTACTATTGGAGGAGCTCCCTATGGTTTCTGAACCTTTTTCTGCTTCTTTTAGCCTTTGGGCCTAGAAGAAGAACCTTTGTCAATCACAAAAGCAATAGCTAGCTTCCCGATGAGGCCCTCAGCtgcttgaagctctttaagtTGTTATGCCAATAAGTAAAAGAGCTTATTCATGTTGTAGCTTAGGAAAAATTGCTTGAAAGAGTCAGGCAGCGACTGGAGAACGATATCGACCTGGGTTTCCCCATCAATTTCAGCTTCAAGGACCTCTAACTCATTGCGAAGACCAATCATCTTCAGAACATGATCCCGTAAGGGAGTCCATTCTACCatagtagtattcataagttccttcATAGAAGTCTTCTTGGCAGCATGATTTTGATCCCCAAATATGTCTTTGAGGTTCTGCATTATATCATAGGCAAAAGGCATAGAATGACACTGATGTTGTAGAACATTCGACATAGATGCCAAAAATAACACCGCGCCATCTCATCGACCTTAATCCACTTTTTGTAAGCTTGAGTTTCCTCATCGGTTGCCCCTTCATCAGGTTTCTGTAGACATACCTCTAcgagcacatacttgtactcTTCTATAGTCAAtacaatatccaagttccttttatagtcaatataattaggtccaatcaatttgttttctttgagaataacaaCCAGGGGATTGAAAACCATTTTAATTctgagaatcacatattataacaaaagatgagtaataataaacttttaatttaattaaaagaatatggttccctctaccaatattttattttaaagaatCTGTGAACAACCTAGCACACCGTGAGTAGTATATATCGATGGGAAGTCGTCTACTATTCGGCATTTGTGTAGACAGGTGAGAACCTATTACTTTTACTATCTACACAAGTAACTATGGCATGCAAAATTAAACTGCTTACTTAGCtttggtcctataaacaatagCAGTGACTCAAATCGAgaggatactattattcatagctaAGTGTATATCATCACATAATACTCGACCTATTGTCCCGCAGTGAATCCCCAAATGGAGAGGTGACCaaatactaacaattactagagtttatacttggtgagttTGTAATTAATTTTATCCGATGGGGAGGAAAatactaatatcatcacatacaattaattacttcacctataaactagtgatggagaccatgggatttatatgtaataaattccctcacccatttagttatttaattcatgagtGAGGCAAACACGcatttaatattcaaataaatttaatattccaatattggtaactaaattacacacaaaaaataaaatttcaaattcccttaatcttttttttttaaattgtattataacttgTGAATTAATTTTAGtctctagttgcacatgcataaaccaacattgaaattttaaattttacatgctaatgacataacacaaaaacaaaaaatatgccaagtaagcatatataaacaagaaatatgatataataaatatccAGTTATTATGGTCAAGCAACTTACATCATAACACCGTGAATCCTTGTTTGCCATTACACAGTTCTAGGGTTTGGCGAGGCCTCGAAGGCAGTGCCCTTGGCAGGGTTCAACTTGTCAGGTCAGGTCACAAGGGTCTaggtaaatttaaattcaatttcaatttcaaactcaaattcaaattcaatttcaaattAAAAGTCAAAAAGTAACAAAAAACCACATCACTGTTctagggtttttcctatttttcgcCGGTGCTATGCACGTACCACAACTATGCCTCCTTCTCAGATGAAGTTGCAACaaattacaaaatcctatgcctccataaccaaagttcacatgctacgaatctttTAATAAACAAtagcaatcacaaaacatacattcgtgtGATGAAACTGtatcagattacaaaatcctatgcctcaATAACTGGAGTTCACATGCTATGAATCTCGTAATAAATAAATGCAATCATAAAACATACAATCGTGTGACCATAATTGCTGAGCAAAACACTGAAAAACAAAGGTTAGTGCATACACATGTTCTACCCTAAGCATGCATTGATTCGGTTTTCGAAGAACATGGTATTATTATTCATATATAGTATCAaccgaggctctaataccaactgaaGAAACTTACAGAATGGCCCTAAGATCCAGCTATAGTGCATATGGATAGCCAAAAAAAATTAATcagatcatgcaatccctaattaagtgattaggattatacctacaAGATTTGTCTAGTTTGATACCGAATCTGCAAGTATTAAAACAAGCTCTTGAAGACGATCAGgaatcttctactatattccttTAACAAGTTTTTCCCCTAAGAGAGTGGGCTCATAAGTGGCTGCTAGGGATTttttttggaattggtgtattcccaatacgAGGTGAATTAGTTATTTAAAAATCTAtgcctaagttaaaccagatgacagcaatatttcacaacctatgGACTTTCTATACAATCTCAATCACACTGATAATTAACTGAGcaagtatttaaacaattaaGGCAATCTCAATATTTCCCAAGCATTCACAGAAaatgaaatataaacaaatagatatggaaaattaaatagtgcaggAAAGAGAATAACAtaagatatgttattagggttcggccaactgtgcctacgtccccgcctcggcTTGCAAGCCCGATGAttaccactaatgctcacttaacggataGAGAACCACTATTTACAACACCAAGTCAAATTACAAGGGC from Malania oleifera isolate guangnan ecotype guangnan chromosome 9, ASM2987363v1, whole genome shotgun sequence carries:
- the LOC131163471 gene encoding uncharacterized protein LOC131163471; translation: MAPYEALYVCWCRSPLYWDMVSEQQILGPELVQQTFAKVELIRVRIKAAQSQLKSCADTCRRELEFEIGDMILLMIDPMKGVMRVYNVFHVSVLRKYVSDPLHVISYESLEIKDVLAYKEVSVQILDQKIQELCTKEISLMKVLWWNHAAKEASWELKTEIR